The sequence GAGTCCAAAGGCCCAAGAGTCAAAGGCTTCACTGAGCAGTTTTGGGCAAGGATAATGGATTGTGGGTTGTTTTGTCTGTGAATTTAGTGTGTGTGCAAcaactgccatttctccacaGATCTTCATTTCTAATGAGGTTATGAAGTTGTTTGGATTCTACCAAGAGCAATATCAGAAAACAGACTGGCAGAAgatgaaggcatttgacaggagAAAACGTGATCGGGTGGACCATATTTTGGTAAGTGCTTCAGTTTAGCAACTGTTCAGTTTTATATTGTACCACGATTGTGAACACTGCGTCCTACATCTGAATTTTCTATTATTTCAAATGACAAAGGCATTATATTCAACTTTCTGATTGAATTGAAAACTTGTCCTCGCTGCAGTAATTTGCTGAAAATCAAGGCCTACTATTCCTTAGTTgccacaaagtttaaaaaaattcagaagtaCATTGAATTCAGTGCAGTTGTCAAAGTAGTGTCATGTGTCTTTAAATCCcaatgtttgatttcactttcacTCCATGTTTCTTTCAGTCCTATGGTGAATTTGTGAAGAAGACCGAAGCTGAACTCAGTAAAGATCTTGATGTTGCTAGCTCAACCTCCACCAAACCGCAGATTAAAACTCTGTACTCCACTGCTATTGAGAAGCTGAAGATTAAACCGCTGTCTCAGCAGAAGTAATTTCAGTAATGGATGTTAATTGTGTGACCTTACGAAGGGATGCCTCTTGTATTTCTTTTATACCCAAGCGGGGCCCCTTTTGTCCAAATTATTTGGTGATTAAATGGTTCTTTAGTGAAGGAGAGCAGTCCATTTGCAGATACTTTACAGCAGGGAAAagtgccttttggcccaacagacTCATGCAGTTACTTAGTCTCATCCCATCAGTGCATCCTTCTGTATATTTCTTCCAGAGGTACTTATCCAATTTCCCCTTAAACACATTCATGCTATTCAACTAAAGCATTCCTGGTACTAGCAAGTTCCATGTTGTCACCTTTCTCAGGGAAGAATGTTTTGTTTGAATGTCTGATTTGATCCACTAATGTTAACTTCCTATTCAGGTCAGCTACgcaagtgaaaatatttctccctcCATGTCGTTCAAGCACCTTCATTTTTAAAGTTCTGTATCAAATCGCTAACTTATACAGTTAACGGTCGGGCCCTGGGTGTGTTGGCTGCACAAAGAGACCtcgggatgcaggtgcatagttccttgaaagtggagttgcacgtagagagggtggtgaagaaggcatttggcatgcttgccttcattggtcagaacattgactgtAGTGGTTGAAGTGTTacgttgcagctatacaggacattggtgaggcctcatctagaatactgcatacagttctgatcgcctttctataggaaggatgttaaacttgagaggttgcagaaaagatttgttaggatgttgctgggactgagttacagggagaggctgaataggttgaagcATTTTTCTCATGGAGCATTTGAGACTGAAGCGTTTTTGTCAAGGTTTATACAATCaagaaggggcatggatagtgtaaatagtcaagatctttttctctctcatcgTCTGCATAGAGAGTGATTTTTGATCCCCAAATCCCACCGACAGTGCTATTGTTTCAGGGTCTTTTTGGACAGCCTCCGCCAGTGCTTCAAGTACAAAGGTAAACAGTAGCAATAACAGGGGAATATCCCTGTCAGCTGCTCTTCCCCACATGAAAATTGCTCGATTTAACCCCATTCGTGATAACNNNNNNNNNNNNNNNNNNNNNNNNNNNNNNNNNNNNNNNNNNNNNNNNNNNNNNNNNNNNNNNNNNNNNNNNNNNNNNNNNNNNNNNNNNNNNNNNNNNNNNNNNNNNNNNNNNNNNNNNNNNNNNNNNNNNNNNNNNNNNNNNNNNNNNNNNNNNNNNNNNNNNNNCTCTTTTATAATAACAGGCAGCACCTTCTCCAGTCTCAGAGctaacacctttgatagaattttaaaatccacattcaacaacaaGATGGGTCTATACAATGCACAATCCTCAGGGTCTTtcactttctttaaaataagagcGATATTAGCCACTGTAAGAGAGGGCAGAAGACAGTCCTGGCCATAGGAGTGACTAAACAGCTCCAGCACTGGTTCAGCTGACATGTGTATGAACTCCTTATAAAATCCACATGGACCAGGTGTCTTACCACCTTGGAGCTGCCTTACCGCCTTTTGCACCTCttgtactgtcagaggtacatttaaaagggaggcctgaTCTGCGTTTATACCAGGGAGGTCCAAGTtttcaaaaaaggattccattttcaCTGTACcatccccacagccctctgaCCGGTATAACTCTGCATTGAACTCCCGGAATCTGGCATTGAACTTCCTCAGTTCACGAGTGACATTGCCAGTTCTCTCCCTGATAAACACAATGGACTGTGGAGCACTTTCCTTCCGAGCCAGGTAAGCCAGGGATCTACATGGCTTATCCCCacattcaaacagcctttgctttgcaaaggagaccCCTCTCTTTGCCACTTGTGTGTGCGCTGAGTCCAGAGCAGCCCGGAGAGCCATGACCCGTTGCAATTTGACCCCAGATGGTCTGGGATAATGTGCCGATTTGGCTGCCTTCAGCCAGGCCTCAAGTATCAGCTGCTGctctcctctctgcctccttctcatTGTCAAGTGTAAAATAATTGTACCCCTTAAGAATGCTTTGGTGGTCTCCCAGAGCACTGATGGCTTACTGGCTGTAGCCTGATTGAAGACCCAAAAAACCCTGAACTCCCTTGTGATATACTGTACAAAGTTGTCATCCTTCAACAGAAATGTATTCGTgcgacattgctgtgtgtctccTACACTACCTTTGGTCTTAACATCTAAATATACTTTCACATGGTCCAAAATAGTTATGTTCCCAATCCTGCAGGCTAACACCAAGTCcaaacaaaccaacggaacaaagaacatt comes from Chiloscyllium plagiosum isolate BGI_BamShark_2017 unplaced genomic scaffold, ASM401019v2 scaf_64791, whole genome shotgun sequence and encodes:
- the LOC122545871 gene encoding centrosome-associated protein 350-like, with protein sequence MERCRECESKRVSCEIFISNEVMKLFGFYQEQYQKTDWQKMKAFDRRKRDRVDHILSYGEFVKKTEAELSKDLDVASSTSTKPQIKTLYSTAIEKLKIKPLSQQK